A region from the Arachis ipaensis cultivar K30076 chromosome B01, Araip1.1, whole genome shotgun sequence genome encodes:
- the LOC107619548 gene encoding auxin-responsive protein IAA31 isoform X1, whose translation MEEMVMGTLDLITASPHSSSSSSSSPTTDNNNNNNHPSSSSSISTRRTDLSTDLRLGLSLSPSHYSTPSSREQRSSFDWPPVKSTLRCTLVEKSQISHFVKVYMEGIPIGRKLNLLAHHNYHALVKALANMFRTTILCPNSHQLPLISGNNVHVLTYEDQEGDWMMVGDVPWEMFLTSVKKLKITRADRC comes from the exons ATGGAAGAAATGGTGATGGGAACATTGGACCTAATAACTGCATCTCCTcattcatcttcatcatcttcatcttctcccaccactgataataacaataacaacaaccacccttcttcttcttcaagtatCTCAACAAGAAGAACCGATTTGAGCACCGACCTCAGACTTGGCCTTAGCCTCTCTCCTTCTCATTATTCAACACCATCAAG CAGGGAGCAAAGAAGTAGTTTTGATTGGCCACCAGTGAAGTCAACATTGAGGTGCACCCTTGTTGAGAAAAGTCAAATATCTCACTTTGTTAAAGTATACATGGAAGGCATCCCCATCGGTAGGAAGCTCAATCTGCTGGCACACCATAATTATCATGCTCTTGTTAAGGCTCTTGCCAACATGTTCAGAACTACCATACTCT gcCCTAACTCTCATCAATTACCACTCATCTCTGGGAATAATGTTCATGTTCTTACTTATGAGGATCAAGAAGGGGATTGGATGATGGTTGGAGATGTTCCATGGGA
- the LOC107619548 gene encoding auxin-responsive protein IAA31 isoform X2: MEEMVMGTLDLITASPHSSSSSSSSPTTDNNNNNNHPSSSSSISTRRTDLSTDLRLGLSLSPSHYSTPSREQRSSFDWPPVKSTLRCTLVEKSQISHFVKVYMEGIPIGRKLNLLAHHNYHALVKALANMFRTTILCPNSHQLPLISGNNVHVLTYEDQEGDWMMVGDVPWEMFLTSVKKLKITRADRC; the protein is encoded by the exons ATGGAAGAAATGGTGATGGGAACATTGGACCTAATAACTGCATCTCCTcattcatcttcatcatcttcatcttctcccaccactgataataacaataacaacaaccacccttcttcttcttcaagtatCTCAACAAGAAGAACCGATTTGAGCACCGACCTCAGACTTGGCCTTAGCCTCTCTCCTTCTCATTATTCAACACCATCAAG GGAGCAAAGAAGTAGTTTTGATTGGCCACCAGTGAAGTCAACATTGAGGTGCACCCTTGTTGAGAAAAGTCAAATATCTCACTTTGTTAAAGTATACATGGAAGGCATCCCCATCGGTAGGAAGCTCAATCTGCTGGCACACCATAATTATCATGCTCTTGTTAAGGCTCTTGCCAACATGTTCAGAACTACCATACTCT gcCCTAACTCTCATCAATTACCACTCATCTCTGGGAATAATGTTCATGTTCTTACTTATGAGGATCAAGAAGGGGATTGGATGATGGTTGGAGATGTTCCATGGGA